In the Prosthecobacter dejongeii genome, one interval contains:
- a CDS encoding beta strand repeat-containing protein, with protein sequence MKTSPSSVAFIFKKFRRPCIVLAGVALSSVSLKAADQVWIQSNLNNEWSLTAPNWDAGLPWTNGNNAIFGGTGESVEVASDLTVNNLTFNSNGYSIVDANNDSLLNLTASSIITTATGVTATISESIAAGSLTKEGAGALVLSGANLFSGPVVINTGRVSVANNAALGDTIGTTTVSANGQLELQNGVTISGESLTLAGSGADFFGGLRTAENAIATWAGAVTLQAGGRVGSLGGGVLNISGPIQTGSSGNLIISATTSTAGLGTVRISGTANTYNGATTVFRGRLQIGAQDALPVGTTLDLDSTSAIEDSIFDLNGFNQTLGGLTRSGAAAGTGGSFITNTGNVEARLTVNQAAITSFSGILQDGTSVLGLTKSGAGSLTLSGNNTYSGSTLLTGVSNNEIVVASNTALGNTVGNTTVSAGARVTLANGIVVTGETISITGTGGNNNGALQTASAATAEWAGNIQATGTEARIGGGVGGTLIVSGVISGGSSTAILHSRANNATTVLNNVNTYTGDTQLFANAGTGARLIMGVNNALNPASRLSVIATQATVSMSLDLNGKTLALRGLDTAGNHLSGAVLFVENNGTPPSTLTLSDSTGTSIFAGRMRDGTGGLSFVKNGNSTQTFIAAQSYTGTTTVNAGTLQIGGAVSTLGINGSLASTNLILNGGTLALDNLGANNNSTNRLSDTANLSFRGGSFIYRGSDLATSSETVGNLILDPKRSTLTASYGSGQTATLNANQFTRSANGGTLLVNGQNLGQDATSTANVARIRLTTAPALVGTTPAITTGINTSVKNTQIVPFLLGESATASGGTGTATGVANTFVTYDPATGLRPLNLADEFTTNAFATGDNTQITANTTLTANTSINSLIVSGNTITINSGRSLNVASGAILFSNGTNPAINGGVLDFGTREGIVTTNAAGNTFITSLITGSAGLSYYGSGTVVMNQQSTYTGNTGLYVGTVIPQSSSLGTPNAPASGPFGTGTLILGGSAMRASTGSDVLLHNRVRFQADTTIINGSVNRSLTFAGDVTLTDGTRTLTHQSATNTLFTGVIGDSGLGHGLTINGTSTGLVILSGNNTYTGPTSMTGSTTVLINGDQTTATGAILVSAGVLGGTGTLGGATTITSGGTLNPGDPNVLGGLGRLNLAQGLTLQAGALTTLQITSATFTSMDSFGGNAPGSPAYFAYILANATGQGNHDQLNITGTINQATGAKIQVLAESFVPTAGQIFNLLDWGAATGNTFSSNLGSSYRTGSEDNGFDLDLPELTGTGLSWDTTLFTSHGLIVVIPEPGRAFLLGLGLITLLLRRRRA encoded by the coding sequence ATGAAAACGAGCCCATCATCGGTCGCCTTCATTTTTAAAAAATTTCGACGCCCCTGCATCGTCCTGGCAGGTGTTGCATTGTCCAGCGTTAGCTTAAAGGCTGCTGATCAGGTTTGGATTCAGTCCAATCTCAATAACGAGTGGAGCCTCACAGCCCCCAACTGGGATGCAGGCCTTCCCTGGACGAATGGCAACAACGCTATTTTTGGCGGCACAGGAGAAAGCGTGGAAGTGGCCAGCGACCTGACAGTCAATAACCTGACTTTCAACAGCAATGGCTACTCCATCGTGGATGCCAATAACGATAGCTTGCTGAACCTGACGGCTAGCAGCATCATCACTACGGCAACAGGAGTCACGGCCACGATCAGTGAATCCATCGCCGCTGGCAGCCTGACCAAGGAAGGCGCAGGTGCCTTGGTGCTCTCAGGTGCCAATCTTTTTTCCGGCCCAGTGGTGATTAATACCGGGCGTGTGAGCGTGGCTAATAACGCGGCTTTGGGGGACACTATCGGAACCACTACTGTCTCAGCCAACGGTCAGCTTGAACTTCAAAATGGCGTCACCATTTCTGGAGAAAGCCTCACTCTGGCGGGTAGCGGAGCGGATTTCTTCGGTGGCCTACGGACGGCTGAAAACGCCATTGCCACCTGGGCAGGTGCGGTGACATTGCAAGCAGGAGGACGTGTAGGGAGCCTCGGCGGCGGGGTTCTAAACATCAGCGGGCCCATCCAAACGGGCAGCAGTGGGAACCTCATCATCTCAGCTACCACTTCTACCGCAGGTCTCGGCACTGTGCGTATTTCAGGCACGGCGAATACTTACAACGGTGCCACCACCGTTTTTCGAGGGCGCTTGCAGATCGGAGCCCAGGATGCCCTCCCTGTGGGGACCACCCTGGATTTGGACTCCACCTCGGCCATTGAAGACTCCATTTTTGATTTGAACGGCTTCAATCAAACCTTAGGCGGCCTCACCCGTTCAGGAGCAGCAGCTGGGACCGGTGGCAGCTTCATCACCAATACTGGCAATGTGGAAGCCCGACTTACGGTCAATCAAGCCGCCATAACAAGCTTTAGCGGCATCCTCCAAGACGGCACATCTGTTCTAGGACTTACCAAATCAGGTGCAGGCAGTCTCACGCTTTCCGGCAACAACACCTACTCTGGAAGCACTCTCCTGACAGGGGTAAGCAATAACGAGATCGTCGTGGCGAGCAATACGGCGTTAGGAAACACCGTTGGCAACACAACCGTGAGCGCGGGAGCACGCGTTACTCTGGCCAATGGCATCGTGGTGACAGGAGAAACGATCTCCATCACCGGCACTGGCGGTAACAACAACGGCGCACTGCAGACCGCGAGTGCCGCGACAGCAGAGTGGGCTGGTAACATCCAGGCCACGGGCACGGAAGCACGCATCGGCGGAGGTGTGGGCGGGACGCTCATCGTCTCAGGCGTGATCAGTGGTGGTAGCAGCACCGCCATCCTCCACAGCCGCGCGAACAATGCCACCACGGTATTGAACAACGTCAACACCTACACGGGTGACACTCAACTCTTCGCCAACGCTGGCACAGGTGCCCGCTTAATCATGGGAGTCAACAATGCACTGAATCCAGCCAGCCGACTGTCCGTCATCGCCACCCAAGCCACCGTTAGCATGTCGTTAGACCTCAATGGCAAGACCCTAGCTCTCCGTGGCCTTGATACCGCAGGGAACCACCTCAGCGGAGCCGTCCTATTTGTAGAAAACAATGGAACACCCCCGTCCACCCTCACCCTTTCAGATAGCACTGGCACCTCCATTTTCGCTGGCCGCATGCGCGATGGAACCGGAGGGCTTTCCTTCGTCAAAAATGGCAACAGCACTCAAACCTTCATTGCAGCCCAAAGCTACACAGGCACCACCACGGTGAATGCAGGCACTTTACAAATCGGCGGTGCGGTTTCCACCCTGGGCATCAATGGCTCACTCGCCTCCACCAACCTCATCCTCAATGGCGGTACCCTGGCACTGGATAACTTAGGCGCGAATAACAACAGCACCAACCGACTCAGTGACACCGCCAACCTGAGCTTCCGCGGGGGCAGTTTCATTTACCGTGGATCGGACTTGGCAACATCCTCTGAAACCGTGGGCAATCTCATCTTGGATCCCAAGCGCTCCACCCTGACAGCAAGCTATGGCAGCGGACAAACAGCCACTCTCAACGCGAATCAATTCACGCGTTCAGCCAATGGCGGCACCCTCCTCGTCAATGGCCAAAACCTAGGACAAGATGCCACTAGCACAGCGAATGTTGCGCGCATCCGATTGACCACGGCCCCTGCCCTCGTTGGCACCACACCGGCCATCACGACGGGGATCAACACCAGCGTGAAAAACACGCAAATTGTGCCCTTCCTTTTAGGAGAGTCCGCCACCGCCTCCGGTGGCACTGGCACAGCAACAGGCGTGGCAAATACCTTTGTCACTTACGATCCCGCAACAGGCCTACGTCCGCTGAACCTGGCCGATGAATTCACCACCAATGCTTTTGCTACGGGCGACAACACCCAAATCACAGCCAACACCACGCTGACGGCAAACACTTCCATCAATTCCCTGATCGTCAGCGGCAATACCATCACCATCAATTCTGGACGTAGCCTCAATGTGGCCAGTGGAGCCATTCTTTTTTCCAATGGTACCAACCCAGCGATCAATGGCGGGGTTCTCGACTTTGGCACTCGCGAAGGTATCGTCACCACCAATGCTGCGGGTAACACCTTCATCACCTCACTCATCACAGGCAGTGCAGGCCTCTCTTACTACGGCAGCGGCACCGTGGTGATGAACCAGCAGAGCACTTATACTGGAAACACCGGGCTCTACGTCGGCACCGTGATTCCTCAGTCCAGTTCACTCGGCACGCCGAATGCACCTGCCAGTGGTCCCTTCGGCACAGGCACTCTCATTCTAGGCGGCTCTGCCATGCGGGCCAGCACCGGCAGTGATGTTTTGCTGCACAACCGCGTCCGCTTTCAGGCAGATACCACCATCATCAATGGATCCGTCAATCGAAGCCTCACTTTCGCAGGCGATGTGACTCTGACCGATGGCACACGCACCCTCACACATCAATCTGCCACCAACACCCTCTTCACTGGAGTGATTGGTGACTCAGGTCTGGGCCACGGCCTAACCATCAATGGCACTAGCACCGGCCTCGTGATTTTAAGTGGAAACAACACTTACACCGGCCCCACCTCCATGACAGGCAGCACCACGGTGCTGATCAATGGCGATCAAACCACGGCCACTGGAGCCATCCTGGTCAGCGCAGGTGTTCTGGGTGGCACAGGCACACTCGGCGGAGCCACCACCATCACCAGCGGTGGAACCCTCAATCCTGGAGATCCAAACGTTTTGGGCGGCCTGGGCCGACTAAACCTCGCCCAAGGATTGACTTTACAAGCCGGAGCCCTGACTACGCTGCAAATCACAAGTGCCACCTTCACCAGCATGGACAGTTTCGGAGGCAATGCACCCGGCAGTCCTGCTTACTTCGCCTACATACTGGCCAATGCCACAGGTCAAGGCAATCACGATCAACTCAACATCACAGGCACGATCAATCAGGCTACGGGAGCCAAAATTCAAGTCCTCGCCGAAAGCTTCGTCCCCACCGCAGGTCAAATCTTCAACCTGCTTGATTGGGGAGCCGCGACAGGAAACACCTTTTCCTCCAACCTAGGCAGCAGCTATCGCACTGGTTCTGAAGACAACGGTTTTGACCTGGATCTACCTGAACTTACCGGCACTGGGCTGAGTTGGGATACCACGCTCTTCACCAGCCATGGTCTCATTGTTGTGATTCCAGAACCTGGGCGTGCCTTTCTGCTGGGGTTAGGATTGATAACCTTACTGCTACGCCGTCGTCGCGCTTAG
- a CDS encoding KamA family radical SAM protein, giving the protein MRTTPPLLPEKDFRSHAPGFWKDKLIPAQDWNSAAWQLRNRVTTLAGLEEHITLTDEERAGVLLSGNKLAMAITPHYFNLIDPEDPEDPIRRQVIPRIEETWDDPDEMADPCGEDSHMPVPGLVHRYPDRVLFLVTDRCASYCRYCTRSRVVSGVGEQELHTDYEAVFRYLEQHDEVRDVLLSGGDPLLFSDGKLEAILKRLRSIPHIEFLRIGSRVPIFLPQRITPELCQMLQKYHPLWLSIHTNHPRELTTEVKAGLEMLANHGVPLGNQSVLLRGVNDDADVMKALVHKLLMCRVRPYYLYQCDLIQGSSHLRASVNTGVEIIEQLRGHTTGYGVPQFVIDAPGGGGKVPVNPDYVLLRDEQRTLIRNFEGRTFEYPEPAMVRV; this is encoded by the coding sequence ATGCGCACGACGCCCCCCCTGCTCCCGGAGAAAGACTTTCGTTCTCATGCCCCGGGCTTTTGGAAAGATAAACTTATCCCGGCCCAGGATTGGAATTCGGCTGCCTGGCAACTCCGGAATCGAGTCACCACGCTTGCAGGCCTGGAGGAACACATCACGCTGACCGATGAGGAAAGAGCGGGTGTTCTTCTGAGCGGTAATAAATTGGCCATGGCCATCACGCCGCATTATTTCAATTTGATTGATCCGGAAGATCCGGAAGATCCCATTCGCCGTCAGGTCATCCCACGCATTGAGGAAACCTGGGATGATCCGGATGAAATGGCAGATCCCTGTGGTGAAGATAGCCATATGCCCGTTCCGGGTCTCGTCCATCGCTATCCAGACCGTGTATTGTTTCTGGTGACCGACCGCTGCGCGAGCTATTGCCGCTACTGCACCCGCAGCCGGGTGGTGAGCGGAGTGGGTGAGCAGGAACTGCACACAGATTATGAGGCGGTCTTTCGCTACCTTGAGCAGCACGATGAAGTCCGAGATGTGCTTCTGAGTGGGGGAGATCCTTTGCTGTTTAGCGATGGCAAATTGGAGGCAATTCTCAAGCGTTTACGCTCGATCCCGCACATTGAGTTTTTACGCATCGGTAGCCGGGTGCCGATCTTTTTGCCCCAGCGTATCACGCCTGAACTCTGCCAGATGTTGCAAAAATATCATCCACTCTGGCTGAGTATCCATACCAACCACCCACGTGAGTTGACTACGGAGGTCAAAGCTGGGCTGGAGATGCTGGCGAATCACGGCGTACCTTTAGGTAACCAAAGCGTGCTCTTAAGGGGGGTGAACGACGATGCGGATGTGATGAAGGCGCTCGTTCATAAATTGTTGATGTGCCGGGTGCGACCTTACTACTTGTACCAATGCGACCTCATTCAGGGCAGTTCCCATCTGCGGGCAAGCGTTAATACAGGGGTGGAAATCATCGAGCAGCTACGAGGTCATACCACGGGGTATGGGGTGCCTCAGTTCGTCATTGATGCTCCAGGGGGGGGCGGTAAAGTGCCCGTGAATCCCGATTATGTACTGCTGCGGGATGAGCAGCGGACCTTGATCCGGAACTTCGAAGGTCGGACTTTCGAGTATCCTGAGCCAGCGATGGTGAGAGTGTAA
- a CDS encoding ABC transporter ATP-binding protein: MDLAVSDLSFQYPGSAFGLAVKSLTVKAGEPLAILGPSGGGKTTLLRLMTGLLAPDKGTVTCGETHLTTLSPDARRQFRLQNIGLIFQDFALLDYLMVKENILLPSQFGCGQKDEAPHQSSVLTRARELAERLEIQPHWSRRTRLLSQGERQRVAIARALAHQPSFVFADEPTASLDAARRSLVMDLLMNYAREKQACLVVVTHDTELMPLFPKHLRVEDLTV, from the coding sequence ATGGATCTGGCTGTCTCCGACCTGAGTTTTCAATATCCCGGCAGTGCCTTTGGCCTGGCGGTCAAGTCGCTGACGGTAAAGGCGGGGGAGCCTTTGGCTATTTTAGGGCCTAGTGGCGGAGGGAAAACGACGCTGCTGCGTCTAATGACGGGTCTATTAGCACCAGATAAAGGCACGGTCACTTGTGGAGAAACCCATTTGACGACTCTCTCTCCTGATGCGCGTCGTCAGTTTCGGCTGCAAAATATAGGTCTCATTTTTCAAGACTTTGCCCTGCTGGATTACCTCATGGTGAAAGAAAATATTCTTTTGCCTTCACAGTTTGGCTGTGGCCAGAAGGATGAAGCACCCCATCAATCTTCTGTTTTGACTAGGGCGCGAGAATTGGCTGAACGACTCGAAATCCAGCCTCACTGGAGCCGACGCACTCGACTATTATCGCAAGGAGAACGGCAGCGTGTGGCGATTGCTCGGGCTTTGGCTCACCAGCCTAGTTTTGTTTTTGCGGATGAGCCTACGGCATCTTTGGATGCGGCAAGGCGCAGCCTCGTGATGGATTTATTGATGAATTATGCACGTGAGAAACAAGCATGCCTAGTGGTGGTGACTCATGATACGGAACTGATGCCGCTGTTCCCTAAGCATCTACGCGTGGAGGACTTGACGGTATGA
- a CDS encoding ABC transporter permease, with amino-acid sequence MISACFHLAWHYVVRHRLQTLLLAAALGLVLALPLSIRVIVRAAESAMRERAASTPQVIGARGSALDLLLTALYFKRQPLPMLTVKTLEEVRAAKLGTAIPVYTRFHALEYPIVGTQLDYFSFRELRVEQGRMFARLGDCVVGADLAKKQGIEVGGHLYSSQEQVFDLAGIYPLKMRVTGILAANGTPDDEAIFTDLKTTWLIEGLAHGHDDLVSKEAILTKENGNVVGNASVRMFNQVTEKNLGSFHFHGDLTAYPLSAILIQPTDAKAEALLAGRYLKSDLPAQIIRPLDEFETLMNTLFQIETLALVVLSLLALAALSVAALVFALTFRLRTREFTTLDDLGISRRALALTKLTEVAFVTFLGLAFAAGLTAVVWSNAELGVGLLLRL; translated from the coding sequence ATGATCTCTGCCTGTTTCCACCTCGCTTGGCATTATGTCGTGCGTCATCGTTTGCAGACCTTGCTGCTAGCAGCGGCTCTCGGTTTAGTGTTGGCGCTGCCGCTGTCCATCCGGGTGATCGTACGAGCGGCAGAGTCTGCCATGAGAGAGCGGGCTGCATCCACGCCGCAGGTGATTGGCGCGCGAGGCAGTGCGCTAGATCTGCTGCTGACGGCACTCTATTTCAAACGCCAGCCTCTACCGATGCTGACGGTGAAAACGCTGGAGGAAGTCCGCGCTGCTAAGCTGGGAACAGCCATTCCAGTTTACACGCGTTTTCATGCCCTGGAATACCCCATTGTGGGGACTCAGCTTGATTATTTTTCCTTTCGAGAACTGCGGGTAGAGCAGGGGCGAATGTTTGCTCGACTTGGAGATTGTGTGGTGGGGGCTGATTTGGCGAAAAAACAGGGAATAGAGGTCGGCGGTCATCTTTATTCTTCCCAGGAGCAGGTCTTCGATCTCGCGGGTATTTACCCTTTGAAAATGCGAGTCACAGGGATTTTAGCTGCCAATGGCACCCCTGATGATGAGGCCATTTTTACCGATTTAAAAACCACGTGGCTCATTGAAGGGTTAGCCCACGGTCACGACGACCTTGTGAGCAAAGAAGCTATTTTGACGAAGGAAAATGGCAATGTCGTGGGTAACGCCAGCGTGCGGATGTTTAACCAAGTCACTGAAAAGAATCTGGGTAGCTTTCACTTTCATGGCGACCTCACGGCTTACCCGCTGAGTGCCATCCTGATACAGCCTACCGACGCGAAAGCGGAGGCTCTGCTGGCCGGACGCTATCTAAAGAGCGACCTTCCGGCCCAGATCATCCGACCATTGGATGAATTTGAGACCCTCATGAACACCCTTTTCCAGATTGAAACGCTGGCGCTGGTGGTTCTTTCTTTGCTGGCATTAGCTGCGCTCAGCGTAGCGGCGCTGGTTTTTGCGCTGACCTTCCGGCTGAGAACGCGGGAATTCACCACCTTGGATGATTTGGGCATTTCGCGACGTGCTTTGGCTTTGACGAAACTTACCGAGGTGGCGTTTGTGACCTTCTTGGGCTTGGCTTTTGCCGCCGGGTTGACCGCAGTGGTTTGGAGCAATGCCGAATTAGGGGTGGGGTTGCTTTTAAGGCTTTGA
- the metF gene encoding methylenetetrahydrofolate reductase [NAD(P)H], whose protein sequence is MHIADILAAQRPTLSFEFFPPKTAEASEALYQTIGELEAYKPSFVSVTYGAGGSTRELTHDLVVRIKKTTSLDPVPHLTCVCHSEADIAAILERYAEAGVSNILALGGDPPRNLEGYDRKKDAFQQAADLVRFIKKFNESGAHPDPRGFGIGVAGFPEGHPTTPNRVLEMEYLKAKVDAGADYICTQLFFDNHDFLDFRDRCRLSGIHIPIIAGIMPITSASGMRRMAELAAGARYPAKLLRAIQRCGGDEEAVQRVGVHYATEQCRDLLENGVDGIHFYTLNKSQATREIYASLGIRDSAAVRPA, encoded by the coding sequence ATGCACATCGCCGATATTCTTGCCGCCCAGCGTCCTACGCTGTCCTTTGAGTTTTTTCCTCCTAAAACGGCGGAGGCTTCGGAGGCGCTGTATCAGACCATCGGTGAACTGGAGGCTTACAAACCTTCTTTCGTAAGCGTGACCTATGGTGCGGGCGGTTCGACCCGGGAGTTGACGCATGACCTCGTGGTGCGGATCAAGAAAACGACGAGCCTAGATCCAGTGCCGCATCTTACCTGTGTCTGCCACAGCGAAGCGGACATCGCGGCCATCCTGGAGCGCTATGCTGAGGCAGGGGTGAGTAACATTTTGGCATTGGGCGGTGATCCCCCCAGGAATCTGGAAGGTTATGACCGTAAGAAGGATGCTTTTCAGCAGGCGGCTGATTTGGTGCGCTTCATCAAGAAATTCAATGAGAGCGGGGCTCACCCCGATCCACGCGGTTTCGGCATCGGCGTCGCAGGTTTTCCGGAAGGGCATCCCACCACGCCTAACCGCGTGTTGGAGATGGAATATTTGAAGGCAAAAGTGGATGCGGGTGCAGACTACATTTGCACCCAACTCTTCTTTGATAATCACGACTTTTTAGATTTCCGTGATCGTTGCCGTCTCTCCGGCATCCATATCCCGATCATTGCTGGCATCATGCCTATCACCAGTGCCAGCGGCATGCGCCGCATGGCTGAACTGGCTGCGGGGGCTCGTTACCCTGCCAAATTACTGCGCGCTATCCAGCGCTGTGGAGGAGATGAAGAGGCTGTGCAGCGTGTAGGAGTACACTATGCGACGGAACAGTGCCGTGACCTGCTGGAAAATGGAGTGGATGGCATCCATTTTTATACCCTCAATAAATCCCAAGCGACTCGCGAGATCTATGCGAGCCTCGGTATCCGTGATTCCGCAGCCGTACGCCCTGCATGA
- a CDS encoding ROK family protein: MSDNAPLIVAIEGGGTKFVCGIGTDPHNILDTARIDTTTPHDTLENVSHWISKMKVAHGPIAAIGIGTFGPVDLNRDSETYGYITTTPKPHWQQTDVVTFFKNRFKVPVGFDTDVNAAVLAEYLWGAGQGMDPLIYITVGTGVGGGVLVNGQLLHGLLHPEIGHLIVPPPHNSLAIQREGQCPFHRSCVEGYVCGPSIAKRWGVKADALPPDHPAWEEVADVMGYALMNLTLTLAPKRIILGGGVMEQPHLIPLIQGKLMQHMNGYLSVPQLSHDIERFIVKPGLGGRSGLLGSMALGRMAIANKAL, from the coding sequence ATGAGTGACAATGCCCCACTGATCGTCGCCATCGAAGGTGGTGGTACCAAGTTTGTTTGCGGTATTGGCACCGATCCGCATAACATTCTAGATACCGCACGAATAGATACCACGACGCCCCATGACACCCTGGAAAATGTGAGTCATTGGATATCCAAAATGAAGGTGGCTCATGGTCCGATAGCGGCCATTGGCATTGGCACTTTTGGCCCGGTTGATCTCAATCGAGACAGTGAGACTTATGGATACATCACGACCACGCCGAAACCCCACTGGCAGCAGACGGATGTGGTGACATTTTTCAAAAATCGTTTCAAGGTCCCCGTGGGGTTTGATACGGACGTAAATGCGGCGGTATTGGCGGAATACCTGTGGGGCGCGGGACAGGGCATGGACCCGCTCATTTACATCACCGTGGGCACAGGGGTGGGCGGTGGTGTCTTGGTCAATGGGCAGCTTCTGCATGGATTGCTTCACCCAGAGATCGGTCACCTCATCGTGCCACCGCCACACAATAGTCTGGCCATTCAAAGGGAAGGGCAGTGCCCATTTCATCGCAGTTGTGTGGAAGGGTATGTCTGCGGTCCCTCCATTGCGAAACGCTGGGGAGTAAAAGCTGATGCCTTACCGCCGGACCATCCTGCCTGGGAAGAGGTGGCGGATGTCATGGGCTACGCGCTCATGAACCTGACGCTCACCCTCGCCCCCAAACGCATCATTTTAGGTGGAGGTGTGATGGAGCAGCCACATCTCATTCCACTCATCCAGGGCAAGCTGATGCAGCACATGAATGGTTATCTTTCGGTGCCACAGCTCAGCCATGACATTGAGCGTTTCATTGTTAAACCTGGACTGGGCGGGCGCTCTGGATTGCTGGGTTCGATGGCTCTCGGGCGCATGGCGATTGCGAATAAAGCCCTGTGA